A single window of Leishmania panamensis strain MHOM/PA/94/PSC-1 chromosome 35 sequence DNA harbors:
- a CDS encoding hypothetical protein (TriTrypDB/GeneDB-style sysID: LpmP.35.6990), protein MEDVELSELVKRFQSLQRVQVSNQITERNAVEIVNALIQKKLIDLLFTTDAKEYLTWDELKCEIMDEVLANGGRLNVVDLPGLLNVHTFQVERVLPSVLAENPALTLEGGELMTDGYLDSVVLAAGDLLKEQGSLAISKFASVNQLSSLFAKSLLSKAMDRGRIDTLMQDGSLYTKQFVNRQRMIVRAGLLAAEEPVRLDAFYRRNKLFAPLLSHVVTEVRQELPGSFDGFSTYIPLVYEAKRTAEVENLYASNGYVEYAQLQRQGISNPRQYLTERYNPPDAAATEQAAGTTGPSSASAPAKQRKGRKKGQGSRVTAVAREAAVQVTVRACAEHPLCGYPLSNGFVSDRYLSNLPALQALVDRETLAVDVAEQLPLFVEVERDWPLLEERLCELYPGLESATLIANTILLSAAAEEAIKAALPPAVANARKSRVLVSTVVSDTIASVLKLSHDRYSEVLRELVDMWGEVVAALEQQLALSAANNVAAELKQLRSDLQEQLATRWIHLWVTAKGLEWALAQLDESTSSVIARHVMSTEAYEMARQVIRNESLDTQEWSEKVAAALEQVSQPAQLMKALVPFSESRRNTLIPLLDAVKGRSVGVFLDTLREMSGSGVVAVASFHSPNKKAERDAYAKIKESVAQEVAAASVSKKDPAANGKLLSLLCTLLVHQRFRCHVEVPGKAVAGVVGRLKSEAEVPSTLERAKDVVMTALQHGTVDEAGAATLEELRTAILTLS, encoded by the coding sequence ATGGAAGACGTCGAGCTTAGCGAGCTTGTCAAGCGGttccagtcgctgcagcgagtGCAGGTGTCGAACCAAATTACGGAGCGCAACGCGGTCGAGATTGTCAATGCGTTAATTCAGAAAAAACTCATCGATCTCCTCTTCACCACAGACGCCAAGGAGTACCTCACCTGGGATGAGCTGAAATGCGAGATCATGGACGAGGTGCTAGCCAACGGCGGGCGGCTGAACGTCGTTGACTTACCAGGACTGCTCAACGTACACACCTTCCAAGTAGAGCGTGTTCTGCCTAGTGTGTTGGCGGAGAACCCCGCCCTCACACTCGAAGGTGGTGAACTCATGACAGACGGGTATCTGGACTCAGTAGTGTTGGCTGCCGGGGACCTTCTGAAGGAGCAGGGCTCGCTCGCCATATCGAAGTTTGCCTCCGTGAACCAGCTGAGCTCCCTCTTTGCGAAGAGTTTACTCAGCAAGGCAATGGATCGGGGTCGTATTGACACCCTCATGCAAGACGGGTCGCTCTACACGAAGCAGTTTGTAAATCGACAGCGTATGATTGTGCGTGCCgggctgctggcggcggaggagccGGTTCGGCTGGATGCCTTCTACAGGCGCAACAAGCTCttcgcaccgctgctgagccaTGTCGTCACTGAAGTCCGCCAGGAGCTTCCTGGCAGCTTTGATGGATTTAGCACCTATATTCCACTCGTGTACGAGGCAAAGCGcacggcagaggtggagaacTTGTATGCGTCGAACGGCTATGTTGAGTACGCCCagttgcagcggcaggggaTTAGCAACCCTCGCCAGTACCTGACTGAGCGCTATAACCCACCTGATGCGGCAGCGACTGAGCAGGCTGCGGGCACTACAGGGCCATCGAGCGCCTCAGCGCCGGCTAAGCAGCGAAAGGGTCGAAAGAAAGGGCAAGGGAGCAGGGTAACTGCTGTTgccagagaggcagcagtgcaggtgACAGTGCGAGCCTGCGCCGAGCACCCCTTGTGTGGGTACCCGCTTTCTAACGGGTTCGTGTCGGATCGCTACCTCAGCAATCTCCCTGCCTTACAAGCCCTGGTGGACCGAGAGACCCTCGCCGTCGACGTTGCCGAGCAGCTTCCACTGTttgtggaggtggagagggactGGCCATTGCTAGAGGAGCGTCTGTGCGAGCTGTACCCCGGGCTGGAGAGCGCCACGCTCATCGCCAACACTATACTGCTATCCGCGGCAGCCGAAGAGGCGATCAAGGCAGCCCTTCCACCCGCCGTGGCAAACGCCAGAAAGTCGAGAGTGCTTGTGAGCACTGTGGTGTCGGACACGATCGCGTCTGTGCTGAAGCTGTCGCACGATCGGTATAGTGAGGTTCTCCGGGAGCTGGTGGATatgtggggggaggtggtggcggcgctggagcagcaacTGGCGCTGTCGGCTGCCAATAATGTGGCCGCAGAGTTGAAGCAGCTCAGAAGCGACTTGCAGGAGCAGCTCGCCACGCGCTGGATTCACCTCTGGGTCACCGCAAAAGGGTTGGAGTGGGCTCTGGCCCAGCTGGATGAATCGACGTCTTCGGTCATTGCTCGGCACGTCATGTCTACAGAGGCGTATGAGATGGCGAGGCAGGTCATCCGCAACGAGAGTCTTGACACTCAGGAGTGGAGCGAGAAggttgcagcggcgctcgaGCAGGTGAGTCAGCCAGCCCAGCTAATGAAGGCTTTGGTACCTTTTTCGGAGAGTCGTCGCAACACCCTTATACCTCTGCTGGACGCCGTCAAAGGCAGATCGGTTGGGGTGTTCCTCGATACCCTACGCGAGATGAGCGGCTCAggcgtcgttgctgttgcgtCATTTCACTCGCCGAACAAGAAGGCGGAGCGGGATGCGTATGCGAAAATCAAGGAGTCTGTAGCCcaagaggtggcggcggcgtccgtGTCAAAGAAGGATCCTGCTGCCAACGGCAAATTGCTCTCTTTACTCTGCACGCTGCTCGTACACCAGCGCTTTCGGTGCCACGTCGAGGTTCCTGGCAAGGCGGTCGCTGGCGTTGTGGGTCGCCTAAAATCAGAGGCGGAAGTACCGTCCACTTTGGAGAGAGCTAAGGATGTGGTGATGACTGCCTTGCAACACGGCACCGTCGATGAGGCAGGGGCGGCGACGCTCGAAGAGCTCCGCACCGCTATATTGACGCTCAGTTGA
- a CDS encoding hypothetical protein (TriTrypDB/GeneDB-style sysID: LpmP.35.7000): MLGTHFLLNLVTTKQAAAAAQQLMGNPKNYSAALLRTVLFSPERIQVRSEGTLVFPWEAKRGSQNGIKSVHGGALSSLADAFTKIHAQAYLPQACVESVSFEISFLSAVFEDKKCNCMTRLVRLEDTIVFTDFLFEGEGSDEVYARGTHVLTANPRIGN; the protein is encoded by the coding sequence TAagcaggccgccgccgctgcgcaacAGCTCATGGGCAATCCGAAGAATTAcagcgctgctttgctgcgAACAGTCCTCTTTTCTCCAGAACGTATTCAAGTGCGCTCAGAGGGAACGCTCGTGTTTCCGTGGGAGGCAAAACGTGGCAGTCAGAACGGCATCAAGTCTGTTCATGGCGGGGCCCTGTCCAGCTTGGCGGACGCCTTCACAAAGATTCACGCCCAGGCGTATCTACCGCAGGCGTGTGTAGAATCGGTGAGCTTCGAAATCAGCTTCCTTTCCGCCGTGTTCGAGGACAAGAAGTGCAACTGTATGACGCGTCTCGTGCGCCTGGAGGACACGATCGTCTTCACAGATTTTTTGTTCgaaggcgaaggcagcgACGAGGTGTACGCTCGCGGTACCCACGTTCTGACAGCGAATCCGCGTATCGGAAACTGA